Within Porites lutea chromosome 2, jaPorLute2.1, whole genome shotgun sequence, the genomic segment CTAATTAGGCAAGATCAGCAACCCCTCCCCCCTCGCTAGTGCAACGAAACGTCGATTCCACTCCATCTTACactaccccccgccccccccccccccccccaatacaACCCGGCGTCGACACTAAACGTGGACAGAGTTTGACTTTGGTTCTTATTCTCTGTTCTGAGACGTGTTTAACGTAGCCACTTGGAGGGCAGGGGTTTATCACTTCTTGAAGCGAGTGTCAAGTGTCGACCTAACTAACGTTATTACTTTAGTTTGGTTTTTTATACCAAACAAAACGGACTGAGCTGCCCCTTTTAACGTGTCTGGGTTCCGTTTCAAATAAATGCACTCAAAACCTGCTGGTCAAAACAATCCTTATTTGCCTGGGAAATACAAAGACCTACCATTTCCCTCTATGAATAACTTGCTGAAAAATTCCCATGGTCCATTGTAACCGTTTCCTTCCTTCTTCCAGTGCTCCGTGAAATGAAAATATGACACTGCCACATCTTTTGGGTTGCGAGCaacgtaaatatatttacaCTGATCATCTTTATTTGCACTTCTTGGAGTAGTGCTGTAGGTTAGGTGGGACTTAATCAGGCGAGGACTTGGCAGTGCTTTGAAATCAATTTGCATGTGTTCGCTCATATTACAGGCGGTATCCTCTAGAAATGGGAATCGATATATTTGCTTTTCGCTGCTGATTGCTCCCTCGTTGTAGATTTGCCAAAGAATTTCTTGTACCCAAGTTGTCCCTAGATAATGaatgataaaagtaaacatGATGGAAATTAGAAGAGCTACGaggtcaacctcgttcccagcgTGGAAACCTCTCCTCCCTCTTCCATTTAGTCCTTTAAAATGGGTTTGTCGAGATCGAGCGATGGAACTCTTTATGTAACTATTGGTAGGCTTCCTCCTCATTTCTAAGGAAAAAGACTTGCAAACCAGGTATAGAATCCTGCTTAATGTGACCCTGAAATATATAAGAGTAACTATGTTCTAATTGAATACTTCAGAAAATACTATAAAAAaccataatgctcttttttgttatcccaaaattttgcaaaagcacttttttttcagtttatcttgggagttaaaatggccccaagagaaactgaagacaatgcttatgcaaaacttCGGGTTGACAAAGAAAgagcataccgtaaaattccgaaaataagccctggggcttatatttttcaagagccctttttgaggggcttttttttggaggggcttatattcggaggggctcatgtacggagggaaatttgcgtttcaaaatcgattcgGCTAGCTTgcagtgggaaggaaatttaccattttttctttgttttactttgtattcgagggcaaattccaagtacaagccccccagggggcttatattcggaggggcgatttaacggagggtttttcgAGTTACGactttggggggcttatatttggaagggcttatacatggagggacttattttcggaattttacggtattatcGTATGTTATAGTATCTTCTGTGGTGGTCAGTTAAGTACATCCGGactatttcaaaaaaaatcttcaaattcgCCCCATGGaaaggaatccaagacagtcttggattctggattccacgtcgtggagtccagattccaggtactgcatttcagtctttgtcagtggaactatGAGCCATTTGTGGCttggtggaacttggattctggattccttgaggtGTATTCCCAATTCCCATGTCCAGGATCCAGGACTCAGGATTCCGTGCTCAAAATTTGCCCAAGGGGCGAACTGACCATTGGTCGTGTCGAGTCGTGGCTAGCATTTACGtcctatatattatattatctgcttttaatatattttatgatGATTCTACAATGAATAAACAAGGGCGACTCGTGCTATTAATGCAAATGAAATCAAAGTCAAACTTCCCCAGGATAGAAAATTCCGCttttgtcaggggcacccaacggcaatattcgggaaaatatctgttcggaagacgatttgagaactagaattttgggaacatttgttgtaaaatttcttccttgcctgcctcttctaggattttcgaacatctacaaaatggtataattacccattttaaacggatatttaccctaaaaaaggccacctagaattttcgggagccttttcctggctgaaattttcgaaaaggtaagttttgatccctataattttcggatcactagactttcagctaggaaatccgaacagatgaaaagtttttaggggataaaaatatgcctatatctaccgtttaaatactaaaatacgttcaacaatgctatgttaagtggttttgaactataccctcgttgggtgcccctgttttgtACACCCTGAGAGTTTGATGAACGGTCGTTCGTTAGTCATTAAGACTAGGTCGACCTCCAGAAAAGGACATTTGAACTCAACGCGAACTGTCGTGGCAGAAACTCTTAAATTATCAGtatataaaattataattatgataaacgAACCTGACTTAGGATACGAAACCACAAAAACATCGTCCGCTCGCGTGTCGAAATAGGCAATGTAGTCAGCTAGCAATGCTGGATCGTTGGTGAAAATGTCTGGAATATTTACGCCCAAAACATTCCAGTATTTTTCTGACGTCCATTCTCCTTCTCTTTGAATTACAGACGGACTTGCCATGATAAATTATTGGGTGCAGTGAATTGCGAAACCAGGGGCGAAACAAAGGCTAGTCACGCGATAATGCGTGACGTGTAACACCACATGCAATAAAGAGGAAAGAACGGTATTCTATGGCTCCTGTCGTcataattaaaagaaattcGCTTTAAATAcggggggtgacaactctaacaaaggctgtttgggcagtcctatgaataactttatgtcctcccggaaatttcgtcgaccctcccgaatttttcggtggcattccccataaatgtttaacttcccaaaattgttttaacaattaaaattaaaatttcaattagcagcttcttgttaattatctaaccttagttattttttcgttagagggtatcatgttaacacagaaagactgccaaactttttaagtatatataaatcgagtttttttttatttttaatcaccGACGAATCAGGCGAGCGCTGAAGGGGCCAAccactaggggggtctgggggcatgctcccccagaaaattttgaaatcttggtgctctgaaacgccgtttctagtgttctgagaggacaaattctgtccaaaatgttctctaaatcaattgtcctttttatgcttatttttattggcgtgacttcgcgtagaagtagtcgattttattttatacaagttgtgcggtttttgaaattgctctggaaatcactttcagctaagtatagtctgtgtggtgtcattgtatgagtatcataagaattcatttgaaaatttcagaactGTCGAAATCTGGAATTTTCCTATTCCGAACGCATATTGATCAGGATTCGGGATTTTTGAGTAAAATCGGAAGGACCCCGACGGGATCAGGATGATTAAAGAGTCTTCACAGACATACTATTTTTTATGGCCTCATGTGCGTTTAACAAGGTTAAAtgagtttcgtttttttcttacgtacTTCTAACGTACTTTTTCCAAGTTTTCCAGTATGCAATCAGTGGAATGTGCTCTTAAAACTCGTTAACATGCAGCGTAAAAATACCCCTGAACTAATGAATGATGGGATCTGGTGTGAACTGATAGTATGTGCCTTGCACCGACCCTTGCACCGGTACGGTTCGTGTGTCAATCCGCTGGGGATTGCACGTGGTCAATCGCACTATATTAGTTGGAAACGTTGCTGATTAAGCCGTTTTTAATTGTCAAAATACAAGGAATACAGCGTATCGGCACAGGGTGCATATCACTGTATACatattgtttgataacatgtaatatcaaatctttgttcaatgtcccgaaaatatctcatatttcccgaaaaatttcccaggtttcccgattcccggcaaaatctccagattcccggaataaatttgtttttctcccgaaacagccctTGTTAGAGCTGTCACCCTCCGTTTAAATGCTGCAGTAGTTTAGATGTTAAGTATCCCCTTGAGTAGCCTTTGACTGATTCAGTCGCTTTACTCTTTAAGACGTGTTTGTtcattgttgtttgttttcattgctatcgggtttcttttttgtttgcctgttttatttctgttttttggtGCTGCTGTCTTTTTGGTAGCTCAACATCAGTGTCAACTGCAATTCTAGCAGGGCTAGCAGGCATTTCTCACGTCGACCAAGAATTACTTAGGTCACCTTCCAGGCGGGAAATTCTCTCTGGTTCAGTTATATTAAAACCagcgatcaggcgttttttcttctttcgggaaaaggagaaaagtcACGGAAGATTAGAACCGCCTGATGGCAGGTTACGTGAGCGGCGACGTCGAGAGGGACGCTCGCGAGCTAGGGAAAGCGAGTGATGTGAGTCGCGGCTGACCACCTAACCAGCAGAAACCGGAAACGAAAGTCTTTGGTCAAGTGAAAATCTTAATGTGTATTGGAAAGGGTTGACAGTGTTCTGTGTGTCTCTCCAGCCCGTTTTGTGAAGATAACGCAAAGCCATCAAGATCATATATTGCATGTTGATCCTCAAGAAAGCTGTTGTCCCCGTGTAGCATTTAATTCACTGGGATTGTCGCATACTAAGTGGTTGTAGGATCGTATGTCGTGGGAGAGAGATAAACTGTTCATGTTGGTTTCTTTATGCTTGcgtatcgtttttttttttgccagtcAGGTTGTATTAACTTATaaaccaataattttttttaataggcCGCTTTTTCCGTTTCATTTTGATCTCATTATGTACTGATTCTGAATGTTTCATAAGACTTCGATAGCAACATAACGATGGGAACCTTGAGGtacttagcctcccacgcagacgttcttaggagTTCGTCACGCGTTGCTGCTCCACTTATGTCTGCTGAACCGAAAGATAAATTCCCTTCCCATCGTTCGCAAATATCAGCTGGGGATCACATGCAGATTATCGGAGATCCAATCGGCGCCgttgaagtcaaagtgttgacaagccaaacacatacgTACAAGTTCGgtagagtgtgatacgtgaccaaaGAGTTTTGCTGCGGACGAGAATCTAGGAGATATACATAAGCGTTGAccttttgtatatttctctctgtGAAGGCTGGATTAGATGTCATTTGCTCATGAAGTTGTTCTTTGGGTGATGCAACGGCGGTGTTACCTTATAACTTaacaaaaggcagaattttttttcacactttgttgttttgtggCAAGGCGGACTtccgttcagcaaatttaacctcCAAGGTAATCTTTTTCAATGAGATTGTGAGGGTAGCCTCTAGTACAAACGCTTGTGATGAGTTAACTGTCGAGAGTAGTTTGTTCCAAAACTGTAAGGTATTCACCTTTCATgagacctttctgatcttttctggagctAAGTCAAGCGcgaaatttctcaaggtccaaagtgcacttcccagatctggaagtctgctgtgattggtctaagtttttttttttagctcaaATCAGAAGAcgttagtggggcaggaacgcgtgacgaacctataagaacgtctgcgtgggaggctatgaAGTGCTCCTATCATTCGAAGACTTGACGTTAAGACTGGTCTGTCAGTCCCCTCTAGGAGTTCAGATATGGTAAAGGAGAACCTGCTGATTTAAAAATcctgctggcagaaatttgcctttttatacttaaaaataaaaaacctgtcatccaagcaagatcaagcaggttAATCATTCTTATAATAGGCTACAGTCATGTTCtgataaacattttaaccaaGGAGTTTGACTTGGAGATGGAAATTTGCATCACAAGAAAGTACATCATTATCTATgaactttatttattattcatagTATGTATTTTCTATTATACAACTGGTCTGTTGTTtgaatataacaaaataaaaacaataggaAACACTTTGAATAAGTGTACTTGGTTTTAACCCTCGTTTATCTAgctggatttatgaaaaccgcgCCAGCTGGCTCCTCGAGGCCACACACCTTAAACCGattcaactaaagtaaatatttcCAAGAAACTCAtatcttacccatggttctcttgaggtgactctcttcttggttcctgattagcaaagaaacattcaaagtccatcaaaaagacatCCTGGACTGGGCCATACACTTTAGCTGCGTGAAGGCTCTACGTGACAGACGATGCTGGAGACTAAAGCAAGTTCTATGCGAAGAATTCAAGGCCACATCACCCCCCCCTGACTTTCCTTCATTACCTGCATTTTTTTTGGCTTCTAatttaggcccggttcagaaagcgaacttttcatgagccgaacctaattcgaattagggCAGACCCAAATTATtcagaccggctgaattgaacAAGACATTAGGATCATCTCTGTGTTTCCACCAGTCAAGAACATGGTCATTCCAAACGTTATAGCCAACTACTCAAAACAAAATAGTAAGCAATAGACCTGATTCACGGTACCCGCTATCTTTGCTCGCACTTAAGGACTCGTGGATCAAATTTGTTTATTctacaaaatagaaaatacagaaCTTTTCATCTTAAAAGGCGATAATGGGAATGGGTGGGATTGAtcgttgttatttttttaatgcagtAGCGACTGTAAATGTTTTTACAACGAGCAAAACTTGTCGAAACTCGACTGTACATTTTGCACGTCTAAAATTTGTAGTACcgttttaagaaaataaacaaactcgaccacAATTACTCGTATTGACAAATTTTAACACTTGTTTCCCCCTTGAAATATCACGTGACATGTTTTATCCAACAATCCCAAAGCGGGCGCAAAGATcccgggtatcgtgaataagatCTATTACGGTGTGCTTTATATGGATATGTTAGTGACCGGAGCTTCCCGTCCATTGTCATAGAAACTGAAAACCTATCGATGCGCGAACATTTGGTTGTGAAGTCAGGGTACGCCCGTCCATACAGACCCTCGGGATGGGGGAGAGGAGACTCTGCAAGGGAGGGGAAGAGAGTCCCAGACATGCACCTTTCGCTGCCTTGGCGTAAAATCAACTAGTTTGGAGGCCACCAACTAATTGCTTCAGTAACATTCTTTAAGTTTTTGTGTTTAGCTTACGACCAAAAAAcgtcaaaaataaattttaaattttaattaattttaaactttgcCTTTAGCTTAATAACTCGGCAGGACCAATCTAGTTTCAGATTGGTCAAAGTTTTGGCAGGTGAACTCATGGGTAAAGACTTATGCAGCATGAGTAACTAGTAACTCGGCTTCAAAACCTCTTTTACGATAACAACACTAACACGTATGACTTATTTCCATTTGTTTCATTTGTCGACGTTAAACGTATCTCTTGACCATTGATGGTTATGTTATATTGCCGTTACGTTACTTCACTTAATTTCCTAATCAAGAAGGAGGgttgttatttttccttttggtcagggactggtcaaaaagtatagtgGCGGGTGAgtcggagcagagagggggtgggtcatgaggttttgagccttgtgcaaggggtggtcgtgtaattttcagctacccttagtgggtgggtcaccctattttattacatagacaCTAACAAGACAGTTGACTATACTTGTTCTATAAAACACAGCCATCtagaattattgctaaaatactctcAAACCTGTTGTGtgagaaaatgcaaggggtgacTGACAGCACGTCTATACCGGCTTGAAACCCTTTATTAACCTTTTTCTGGCTCTAAAAAGCAtatcctttaatgattttcctttcttgtaaggaaatgataggTGGTTCTTTAGCCAGTTGTATAAGATTcctgtttttcattcaagcttcctttctAGTAGCATTATCCCAgcattttaatgaaaaattttgggggcgACCGTCTGTCAGCATTAATTTTATTGGGGGAAACAGGTGCATTATCTACGAAAGCCCACCAAACTGTAACTTACAATTTAATATAACCTAAGAAAAAACTCGTCAGAAACAACCTtggaggaaaataattcaaatttcaaaaaacgCTTAATGgacagaggctacccacaaaaTTTGATACCTGACCTACTaccagaaataaaattcacagaaagagagtctaaactcctaaaaaaaaaaaccgtcattttcctttatttaaaaCTGAGGTTTCCAATTTTAGTTCTCTAACAAAAAACTGATAATTTTCCGAGAAAAGGCAAAAATGCTCAAATAATGGTTAATGCTTTTGCCtgactaaaatgctcgaaaaaaatGCTAGTACAATGTTCAAAGGCCTAATGGTATAGCAGATAATTCCCGCCAAGAGGATTAGCCATTGCTATCTACGGGTCATtctttttgttgtcgttgtacAGTGGAATGCCAATTTCTCGAACCTCCAAGGAAAATGGAAATTTATCATAGTGTATAAGCGTCAACGTCAATCTCAAGCCGTTTTCCCTGTCAGTCGCGCCATATTAACGCGTCACCTTCAACAATTGAAATCAACAGTACCGCAAATTCCAGTGAATCAAATACTAAAACATGCGGAGACGGAGCGTTCTGCATAGCCGCTTTCTTGTCATGGACCTCTTTTCACAGGAGCAAAACCTCCTCAGGCAACCATAAAGGGACTTTTCGTGTAACCTTAAGGTTTTATTAGCGCTTCATTTGTGGAACTTTTAATGTTATCTTAATAAGTGTCCAGATCAGAACTAATCATCATGAACGGAACGTAATTAGACTCTAAATACTTCAGTTCTATCTTTGTAACTTAGCTTTTAGAATTGTGAAAGCGCATAGAGATGTTGTAATAAGCGCCACTTAAATATACGAGGGCTTCAGTAAATGATTACCCCCTATATCTCAAAGTCAAACTCTAATCCAGATCCTCCCAGTTTTGCCAACACTTCTTTTTCAAATCTCTCATTCAGCTCTGTAGTGAAGTAACTCTTCCAGCCTCCGACCACGCCCTTTCGTAGCCACGGCGAACTCTCTTGTTCGTCCCTTATCTTGTAACTGATTTCATTTGCCTTCATTCCCTGGAAAGTGCACTGCGCTGCAATACGACTGATAAGTTCATCCGACAGTGGCTTGTGTAGGAAATCAGCTATCACTCGAACATGGTATTGAAGATCCTGGAAGGAATGAATCCTGTACTAGCTATATATAGATATACCATCGCTTTCCTAACAGTCATTATGGGGGAGACAGTACACTACATCGAACAAGATTAAAGaagctgtgttttttttattgttttggcaTGGCATGGGTTGGACAGCCCAGTATTTTCAACTCCCCTTTCATTACTAACTTGGCTATCAAAGGTAGGAGATGTGCTCTTTGTAAATCAAAATAAAGTAGCAAATTGATTTTAAACTATACCGAACCATTGTTTTCGGAATATCTGCAGCTGCGATCACCATTCCGTCTACCGTCCAACAGGAGTCCAGTTCGCCGATCCGAAATTTCAATCCCATTCGCTTAAATTCATTCCTGTCCAATTAAACCGGGCTCCATGTGATGCTTACAAGTTCAGATTTTGGCCAAGAACAATTAAACTCTGTCTCCGCCAcctaatattttaaaacattgatTCGACTGACAATTTTGAGCTTGCTGCAAATGCTGTTTTTCACTTAATCTGGCTGCCTCCGCTGGCTTTTTACTCTCTGTTTTtgattacttatttatttttcggAAACTTGCGACATGTTCCCATACGGATTTTGTATTTTATATATGCAGATGTAGAGATAGATGCAATGTGTTTTGGGGGTTTAACTCGATACGactaattttactgaaagaagGAGCAGAAGAACGTCGCCCGGTAAAATAAACGGGAAATGATGGATATAAAAAGAGCGGCTGCATTCACCGCATCATCACGATTAATTTTGAGTTGTCAAGGAAAAACTTGATCTTAATATACATGGGAAAACTTAAcatgtttttatgttttctcaTCCCAGtgtcaaagaaaataattctcAAATTTTGCCATTTGCATGAACATGTTTAACGTGCAAGTCAAGGAAAATCGCCTAAACAACATCTTTTTCCTCGTACCAACATCCATACATCATCAAAAAAGTTTATGAccattaataaaatgatcatcgaAGGAAACTTAGAGACATACATGTTAGTTAAACTGCAGCTTTACCTTGTGTAAATCTTCATATTTGAGAAACAGGACATTAGGATCATCCTTATGTTTCCACCAATTAAGAACATGATCATTCCAATGGCCAAAACAAACTGCACAGAATAAAACGTGAGGACAGAAAGTTAATTTACGTAAAGTTCAAGTCtagttttacatcattttcatttaaatacatgtataagTAGTACTACCGCCGCCCTTGGACAAATAAGAGAGAACGGATGTGGATGCTACCCTCTACTACTCGAATTTATCAATTAGATTTTAGGTTGAAGGTTTACTTGTCCATTCCAGTAGCTTTTCGTTTATCTTTGAGATTATTTGCTGTGAATTTGATGAAAATCGGCTCATAGATATACGAGATAGTAAATACCAAGTAAGGTGTGGTGCAAAATTTTGCACGTATGAAAATGTAATATTGCAAGTTTTCGGAGCAATATTCTCAcccagaagtagttttcccaggAGCTTACCCTAACCCTAGCTTGAGCGTTAGGCCTAGAGTAAGGGTTAGGGTAAGCTCTTGGGAGAACGACTATCGTTAAAAGTGCGAACCCAGGCGTGTCGTCAAAGACTTCTAGGGCCGGATTCTTTAAAACTGGTAAGgataaattaaaactattcGATCTTAGATGTAACCTTAACCTCAGGCCTAACCATAATCCTAGCCCTAATCCTAGGGAAAGCTCCTGGGAAAGCGATTAGCGTTGACAGTCTGAAAACAAGAGCAAAAGATTCGTACACTCTGTATTCGTGTGGTCGACGAGTTTTAGGGATCAATCTTTAAAACTGCTTGGGAAAAAAATCTACGATCTTCAATTACTCTAAATTTTAAATTAGGTAAATACCTTAATAACTATTCAACAAACATGGCAAAGACATTTACCCTAAAAATTTACTTCTAGAAACTTAAGAAAGGATAATTCATTGTCTGACAACTACAGAAACACAAACAATTAACAACCAGCACGCAGACGCCAGCTTGGGTAAGCGGGTTAGTTATGCGCATGTGTTGTGTGCTGATATTGCGCAGTAATATTTCATGGTTGCTAAGTAACACTAGGGACATGCGCAGTATGTCTTTTGGCTTTACCCTGTGCTCTTGCCAAATGGCTGACTTTATACATCaagtttgattgtttttaataaaaatccTGTTGAGATTTAAGACAGTTGGTCATACACTTCCTGTCGGACCAAGGACAGTATAAGCTGACAAAAAAATTGACCTTGTTACATCAATTTGCCCGTCACAATGATCtcgggccaaaaaaaaaaatggttgcaCGACTAGTAAATGACAATTTGGTGCTGTAAAACAAgcaaaaagtgcaaattatgctagcagtgtttttttttttcggaaaataggTGAAAATTATGGTCATGATGACGAattatgcaaaaaaataaacttgcacaattttaaaaaagcatacCTAGTAATAATGTATTAAAGCATCTTTTTACGCAAGGCTCTTAAAAAGTCTATTTACCGTGTAAAACTTAAACTTTTCGGGTAAAAGTGACAAATATAATGGCAAAAATGAATAAATCTAAAAACCTTCGCCATGTTGGATGCTGTCACCAGCCTCATTTGGATATTAGCATAATCTTGTAGACGACATAACAGGCTATCTATTACGGGTAGAACCTTTTCAAAGCTTTGAAACTTAACGAAAACGCTTGGAAGAGGCTCCAACCACCCTTATTGCACTACGGTGGGGTTTTGAGTTTGCACGTACGTCCGAGTGCTAAGCAGCAACCCTTTAAGCGACGTAGGTGCGCGTCAgcggaagtgagcctttttctcttttaatatacCTTGACGATGCTAAATTTGTATTGATAAGTGTCTTGGCTCTTATGGAGCCGATCTGCCCAAAAATTTATTCAAATTCACGTctcaagagtgcaaaaattCCACTTCCGGTCGACGTGCGatgctcaaaaacgtcgcttcTTAAACTCCCTATCAACGACGACGGCGGAGGGAGTGAAAACgtggccgaaaaaaaaatgcatccTTACAAAATGTATCACGTCTATTTGGACCggctcaattcgtcaaatgtaggcgatcTTTCCTGGAATTGAATACTTAGGACTCTATTCAGCTTTAAAaagtagaaagaaaaattcgttgCGTAATGTTCACGTCCTCtattacgtcgtagtcgtgcattGAACGTCCgaaaaatgtactaaaaagcatGATGGTCGTGCAGacctgttgttttgctcatgaaACCGATTGTTTTTTGACGTCGTCGTTGTCGTGATTGCCTAAGCTCCCTATAACTACTCAGGACTTTACTCGTTCTTCAAGAATTTCTAAAATAAGCAAACTAGAGATAGGTATAAGTAGAACTGACTCCGACTAacagttttctctttcttcaaTCAAAATACCCAAATGACTTAATTTTAGTTGACATTTCGCGACGTAATCATTGGTTTTCCCACGAAATGTTGTCTGAGGAACGACTGTAAaaaattccatattgatgacaTGACACAAACACTATCCAGAACTGagtagtgtttctgattggtggaAGCAAATTTCATTtgtggcacgaccaatcagaagcactacccagattttAAATCTGGGAAACCAGCAGTGACTTCGCGAAATGTCAGCTGCTTCCTCAAGCTAaaaaggccatttgcacgatggcgtcattttactactaccaCCAGAAtgattttcgttttttctttcatgtttttcaaaaaattgttaATCCCAGctaggtttaaataacaaaagccctgatttgcacaagaaagcgagaccctgaaggattctggtcgtagtggTTAAATGACGTCATTaagcaaatggcctattggtcTGCAATTACGGCAGTTGTAATCACATGCACTCCCTTGAGTAACTAGTGTTATTACTAATAAAAGAGTATTTATTTTAGaactaaattatttttaattacagtATTTTCCTTTGGGGCAATTAAACGTTCggcataatatatagatttagccagggctaaaagcgaagctcccattaaaaaatttataatttaaatcaaacgataaacttgtaatccacaaatcgattaacttaagggcacattcatgtgacttttgagggaaaggcgaagttattttagagtgaaacatcttacatcgagttgatagccttatatgtacacccaaaaaatagcaaacatgttcgatcacattcaagagccataaaggctcttgatcacagtagattaggactcaaaaacaaattcttggaaaacaaatcaagccgaattttttttgcgttcgacaggtttactttacaaattcttgccaacaaatctaggggtgtgtaaaccaacctttcatACTCTTTTaatatacatcacatctgaggtgaaacaatTCTATTTATCATACgaacctcggacagaatgcggcatttcacaatttttcaagacaaattacacttagtcaatattcaggacgatcaatcgtgggctt encodes:
- the LOC140927672 gene encoding sulfotransferase 1C4-like; the encoded protein is MASPSVIQREGEWTSEKYWNVLGVNIPDIFTNDPALLADYIAYFDTRADDVFVVSYPKSGTTWVQEILWQIYNEGAISSEKQIYRFPFLEDTACNMSEHMQIDFKALPSPRLIKSHLTYSTTPRSANKDDQCKYIYVARNPKDVAVSYFHFTEHWKKEGNGYNGPWEFFSKLFIEGNVGWNFWNDHVLGWWKQKDDPNVLFLKYEDLHKDLPSNVRRIANFLNKTLSDELINRIAEQCSFKGMKKNEISYKSESEEKTSPYLRKGVVGGWKSYFPPELNERFEKEVMEKIKGTGLEFDFEAY